In Cicer arietinum cultivar CDC Frontier isolate Library 1 chromosome 7, Cicar.CDCFrontier_v2.0, whole genome shotgun sequence, a single window of DNA contains:
- the LOC101502174 gene encoding polyadenylate-binding protein RBP45 isoform X1 codes for MMQPGPGIPPPTMPQQYQQQPYMMMPPQPQPHTQPPQMWAPSAQPPPQSLPQQQQAQPTSADEVRTLWIGDLQYWMDENYLYTCFSHTGEVGSIKVIRNKQTNQSEGYGFIEFTSRAGAERVLQTFNGTIMPNGGQNFRLNWATFSSGERRHDDSPDYTIFVGDLATDVTDYHLTEVFRTRYSSVKGAKVVIDRLTGRTKGYGFVRFADEGEQMRAMTEMQGVLCSTRPMRIGPASNKNLNTQSSKASYQNPQGGAQNENDPNNTTIFVGNLDPNVTDDHLRQVFGQYGELVHVKIPAGKRCGFVQFADRSCAEEALRVLNGTLLGGQNVRLSWGKSPNKQAQQDPNQWSGYTQGYGYTQGYENYGYAPAAGQDPNMYGSYPGYANYQPPQQQQQIGYSS; via the exons ATGATGCAACCAGGACCCGGTATTCCTCCACCCACCATGCCCCAACAATACCAACAACAACCCTACATGATGATGCCTCCTCAGCCACAACCTCACACACAACCGCCTCAGATGTGGGCCCCATCCGCACAACCCCCTCCTCAATCTCTCCCTCAACAACAACAGGCACAACCTACTAGCGCCGATGAGGTCCGTACTCTCTGGATCGGAGATTTGCAATACTGGATGGACGAGAACTATCTCTACACCTGTTTCTCTCACACCGGCGAG GTTGGATCTATCAAAGTTATTCGTAATAAGCAGACTAATCAATCTGAAGGTTATGGCTTTATTGAGTTTACTAGTCGTGCTGGTGCTGAAAGAGTGCTTCAAACATTTAATGGCACTATTATGCCAAATGGTGGGCAGAACTTCAGATTGAACTGGGCAACATTTAGTTCTGGTGAGAGGCGTCATGATGATTCTCCGGATTACACAATATTTGTTGGAGACCTGGCTACTGATGTTACAGATTATCATCTGACAGAAGTATTTAGAACTCGGTATAGTTCAGTTAAGGGGGCCAAAGTTGTGATTGATAGGCTCACTGGTAGGACAAAGGGTTATGGTTTTGTTAGGTTTGCAGATGAGGGTGAACAAATGAGGGCTATGACTGAAATGCAAGGGGTTCTTTGTTCAACAAGACCCATGCGTATTGGACCAGCCTCTAACAAAAACCTTAACACACAGTCATCCAAAG CATCCTATCAGAATCCTCAAGGGGGGGCACAGAACGAGAATGATCCAAATAATACAACA ATTTTTGTTGGCAATTTGGATCCTAATGTCACAGATGATCATTTGAGACAAGTTTTTGGGCAGTACGGTGAGCTAGTTCATGTTAAGATTCCAGCAGGCAAGAGATGCGGATTTGTCCAATTTGCTGACAG GAGCTGTGCAGAGGAGGCACTGCGCGTGTTAAATGGTACACTTCTTGGGGGACAAAATGTTCGCCTTTCATGGGGCAAAAGTCCAAACAAACAG GCCCAACAGGATCCAAACCAGTGGAGTGGATACACCCAGGGTTATGGATACACCCAAGGTTATGAAAATTACGGTTATGCTCCTGCTGCTGGACAGGACCCCAATATGTATGGCAGTTATCCGGGATATGCAAACTACCAACCACCTCAGCAGCAACAGCAAATAGGATATAGTAGTTAA
- the LOC101502174 gene encoding polyadenylate-binding protein RBP45B isoform X2: MMQPGPGIPPPTMPQQYQQQPYMMMPPQPQPHTQPPQMWAPSAQPPPQSLPQQQQAQPTSADEVRTLWIGDLQYWMDENYLYTCFSHTGEVGSIKVIRNKQTNQSEGYGFIEFTSRAGAERVLQTFNGTIMPNGGQNFRLNWATFSSGERRHDDSPDYTIFVGDLATDVTDYHLTEVFRTRYSSVKGAKVVIDRLTGRTKGYGFVRFADEGEQMRAMTEMQGVLCSTRPMRIGPASNKNLNTQSSKASYQNPQGGAQNENDPNNTTIFVGNLDPNVTDDHLRQVFGQYGELVHVKIPAGKRCGFVQFADR; encoded by the exons ATGATGCAACCAGGACCCGGTATTCCTCCACCCACCATGCCCCAACAATACCAACAACAACCCTACATGATGATGCCTCCTCAGCCACAACCTCACACACAACCGCCTCAGATGTGGGCCCCATCCGCACAACCCCCTCCTCAATCTCTCCCTCAACAACAACAGGCACAACCTACTAGCGCCGATGAGGTCCGTACTCTCTGGATCGGAGATTTGCAATACTGGATGGACGAGAACTATCTCTACACCTGTTTCTCTCACACCGGCGAG GTTGGATCTATCAAAGTTATTCGTAATAAGCAGACTAATCAATCTGAAGGTTATGGCTTTATTGAGTTTACTAGTCGTGCTGGTGCTGAAAGAGTGCTTCAAACATTTAATGGCACTATTATGCCAAATGGTGGGCAGAACTTCAGATTGAACTGGGCAACATTTAGTTCTGGTGAGAGGCGTCATGATGATTCTCCGGATTACACAATATTTGTTGGAGACCTGGCTACTGATGTTACAGATTATCATCTGACAGAAGTATTTAGAACTCGGTATAGTTCAGTTAAGGGGGCCAAAGTTGTGATTGATAGGCTCACTGGTAGGACAAAGGGTTATGGTTTTGTTAGGTTTGCAGATGAGGGTGAACAAATGAGGGCTATGACTGAAATGCAAGGGGTTCTTTGTTCAACAAGACCCATGCGTATTGGACCAGCCTCTAACAAAAACCTTAACACACAGTCATCCAAAG CATCCTATCAGAATCCTCAAGGGGGGGCACAGAACGAGAATGATCCAAATAATACAACA ATTTTTGTTGGCAATTTGGATCCTAATGTCACAGATGATCATTTGAGACAAGTTTTTGGGCAGTACGGTGAGCTAGTTCATGTTAAGATTCCAGCAGGCAAGAGATGCGGATTTGTCCAATTTGCTGACAGGTAA